From a single Pyxicephalus adspersus chromosome 11, UCB_Pads_2.0, whole genome shotgun sequence genomic region:
- the LOC140341199 gene encoding branched-chain-amino-acid aminotransferase, cytosolic-like isoform X5: MLTIEWSNEKGWSKPQIKPFQNLSLHPASSALHYSVELYEGMKAYKGEDNQVRLFRPMMNMERMHRTALRACLPSFDKAEFLECLRRLIDIDRDWVPKSNTASLYIRPTFIGTEPSLGVTKSNHALLYVIICPVGPYFPSGGFNPVSLLADPKYVRAWMGGVGNYKLGGNYGPTIAVQYEASQLGCQQVLWLYGDNHEVTEAGTINFFMFWNNEQGEKELITPPLSGLILAGVTRQSLLDLARQWGEFKVSESTITMGDLIKGLQENRVKEVFGVGTACVVCPVSRILYNQKSYDIPTMENGPDIAKRFLKELTDIQYGRTNSEWAYLV; encoded by the exons ATGCTGACAATAGAATGGTCCAATGAGAAGGGTTGGAGCAAACCACAAATTAAACCATTTCAAAACCTTTCCCTGCATCCCGCCAGTTCTGCTCTGCACTATTCTGTGGAG CTCTATGAGGGTATGAAAGCCTACAAAGGAGAAGACAATCAAGTCCGCCTCTTCCGACCAATGATGAACATGGAAAGAATGCATCGGACAGCACTGAGAGCTTGTCTGCCT TCCTTTGACAAGGCTGAGTTCCTAGAGTGTTTGCGAAGACTCATTGACATTGACAGAGATTGGGTTCCTAAGTCTAACACTGCCAGCCTCTATATTCGGCCAACTTTTATAGGCACAGAG CCATCTCTGGGTGTCACAAAGTCCAATCATGCATTATTATATGTCATTATTTGTCCAGTGGGACCATACTTTCCCAGTGGAGGATTTAACCCAGTGTCACTGCTAGCTGATCCAAAATATGTCCGTGCCTGGatgggaggtgtaggaaactatAAACTAGGAGG AAACTATGGTCCAACTATAGCTGTACAGTATGAAGCATCTCAGTTAGGATGCCAGCAAGTGTTGTGGTTGTATGGGGATAACCATGAAGTGACTGAGGCTGGGACAATTAACTTTTTCATGTTCTGGAATAATGAACAGGGAG AGAAAGAGCTCATCACCCCTCCTTTAAGTGGTTTAATCCTCGCAGGGGTAACAAGACAGAGTTTGCTGGATCTGGCAAGACAATGG GGAGAATTCAAAGTATCCGAAAGCACAATTACAATGGGTGATCTGATTAAAGGGCTTCAGGAAAACAGGGTAAAAGAAGTCTTTGGAGTAGGAACTGCCTGTGTTGTTTGCCCAGTAAGCCGGATACTCTACAATCAAAAA agttatGACATACCCACCATGGAAAATGGGCCTGACATTGCAAAACGTTTCTTGAAGGAGCTCACAGACATCCAG TATGGTCGAACCAACAGTGAATGGGCCTACCTTGTGTGA